In one Pseudomonas tensinigenes genomic region, the following are encoded:
- a CDS encoding maltoporin codes for MKTTINRSLAIAGICLALPQSSPALEFGGYLRSGFGNSLKGGGQSCFQLPGAQTKYRLGNECEQYGELELRQDLYTFDDGSVFSVDGMASLYNRYNHSLTFNEDNGSVRLPQLYTQWSNLPALNGGSLWAGRRYYKRNDIHISDFYYWNQSATGGGVEDVLIGDLKYSYAFSRKDNLYQKDYINRHDFNVAGFDSNPGGALEFGLSFIAKPDSRDAHRGWAVTTQHVQKDFFGGKNKLALQYGEGPGTGLGYTGNVRLDDSNKSYRIVEFFDWQVTPRFGGQIEAVYQKDIRPDGADQNWISLGVRPTYALTEQFKLVTELGHDQVEAAGGTRKLSKFTVAPTWSPKGPEFWARPEVRLYYTYATWNEAAKRAANELAKGSALSDTGAFGTARHGANVGLQVEYWWK; via the coding sequence ATGAAAACAACAATAAATCGCAGCCTTGCAATCGCAGGTATATGCCTCGCGCTCCCACAGTCGTCACCCGCGCTGGAGTTCGGCGGTTACCTGCGCAGTGGCTTCGGCAACTCGCTCAAGGGCGGCGGCCAATCGTGTTTTCAGTTGCCGGGGGCGCAAACCAAATACCGCCTGGGTAACGAATGCGAGCAGTACGGCGAACTGGAGTTGCGTCAGGATCTGTACACCTTCGACGACGGCTCGGTGTTCAGCGTCGACGGCATGGCCTCGTTGTACAACCGCTACAACCACAGCCTGACGTTCAACGAAGACAACGGCTCGGTGCGCCTGCCACAGCTGTACACACAGTGGTCGAACCTGCCTGCGCTCAACGGTGGTTCACTGTGGGCCGGGCGTCGCTACTACAAACGTAATGACATCCACATTTCCGACTTCTATTACTGGAACCAGAGCGCCACGGGTGGCGGCGTCGAAGACGTACTGATCGGCGATCTGAAATACAGCTACGCCTTTTCACGCAAGGACAACCTGTACCAGAAGGACTACATCAACCGGCACGACTTCAACGTGGCCGGGTTCGATAGCAATCCGGGCGGAGCGCTTGAGTTCGGCTTGAGCTTCATCGCCAAACCCGACAGTCGCGATGCACACCGGGGCTGGGCGGTCACCACCCAGCATGTGCAGAAGGACTTTTTCGGCGGCAAGAACAAACTCGCCCTGCAATACGGGGAAGGGCCCGGCACCGGGTTGGGCTACACCGGCAACGTCAGGCTGGACGACAGCAACAAGAGTTACCGGATCGTCGAGTTTTTCGATTGGCAGGTGACGCCGCGCTTCGGTGGTCAGATCGAGGCGGTGTATCAGAAAGACATTCGCCCGGACGGCGCTGACCAGAACTGGATATCCCTGGGTGTGCGGCCGACTTATGCGCTCACCGAACAATTCAAACTGGTGACCGAGCTGGGCCACGATCAAGTCGAAGCAGCGGGCGGCACGCGCAAGCTGAGCAAGTTCACCGTGGCCCCAACCTGGTCCCCCAAGGGGCCGGAATTCTGGGCGCGGCCCGAGGTGCGTCTGTATTACACCTACGCCACCTGGAACGAGGCCGCCAAGCGGGCGGCCAATGAACTGGCCAAGGGCTCGGCGCTGTCGGACACCGGTGCCTTCGGCACCGCTCGCCACGGTGCGAACGTCGGATTGCAGGTCGAATACTGGTGGAAATAA
- the treR gene encoding trehalose operon repressor, with amino-acid sequence MSKYNQIYSDLLASITTERLERGARLPSETELMDSYQASRGTVRKAIELLQERGFAQKVHGKGTFVLSTNPIEFQLGGIVSFQETYPRLGNDVSTDVVELTQFALEGSLLEHIKAEPGSLITRVKRVRRIDGKRVILDINHFVTEVIPGLSLDIAEQSIYAYIEQTLQLQIAYAQRTIEAQPRSRDDQLHLDLDGQSHVIVVSNQTFLQDGRQFEYTESRHTLDKFYFSDVARR; translated from the coding sequence ATGAGTAAATACAACCAGATCTATAGCGATCTGCTGGCCAGCATTACCACCGAACGCCTGGAACGCGGCGCGCGACTACCCTCCGAAACCGAACTGATGGACAGCTATCAGGCCAGCCGCGGCACCGTCCGCAAGGCGATCGAGCTGCTGCAGGAACGCGGTTTCGCGCAGAAGGTGCATGGCAAAGGTACGTTCGTCCTGTCGACCAACCCGATCGAGTTTCAACTCGGTGGCATTGTCAGTTTTCAGGAAACCTATCCGCGGCTGGGGAATGACGTCAGCACCGACGTCGTCGAGCTGACTCAGTTCGCGCTTGAAGGCAGTCTGCTCGAGCACATCAAGGCCGAGCCCGGCAGCCTTATAACCCGGGTCAAACGTGTACGGCGGATTGATGGCAAACGGGTCATCCTCGACATCAATCATTTTGTCACCGAGGTTATTCCCGGCCTGTCCCTCGATATCGCCGAGCAATCGATCTACGCCTATATCGAACAGACCCTGCAGCTGCAGATCGCTTACGCCCAGCGCACCATCGAAGCACAGCCACGCAGCAGGGATGACCAGTTGCATCTGGATCTCGATGGCCAGAGCCACGTGATCGTGGTCAGCAACCAGACATTCCTGCAGGACGGCCGGCAATTCGAATACACCGAGTCACGGCACACCCTCGACAAGTTCTACTTCTCCGACGTGGCCCGGCGCTGA
- the treC gene encoding alpha,alpha-phosphotrehalase produces the protein MQDWQRSVIYQIYPKSFHSHAGNPTGDLLGIVAKLDYLHWLGVDCLWITPFLRSPQRDNGYDISDYYAIDPSYGSMADCELLIAEAGKRGIKLMLDIVVNHTSIEHEWFQQARSSLDNPYRDFYIWRDQPNNWESKFGGSAWEYEAQTGQYFLHLFDHTQADLNWDNPKVRAEVFKMMRFWRDKGVGGFRLDVINLISKPADFPEDHSDGRRFYTDGPNVHEYLQQMHREVFEGHDLINVGEMSSTRLEHCIRYSNPQSKELSMTFNFHHLKVDYPNLQKWVRADFDFLQLKRILSDWQTGMQAGGGWNALFWCNHDQPRVVSRFGNDGEYRELSAKMLGTALHFLQGTPFVYQGEELGMTNPGFESIEHYRDVETLNIFRLKREAGSSDADNMAAIMQKSRDNGRTPMHWDTGPNAGFSSGEPWIGVPANAAQINVANQLDDPGSVLHHYRHLIALRRRESLITEGQYRQLLLEHPQVWAYVREGDAERLLVVNNFYGTTCEVQLPSTVISESMSQRQLISNYPDGPLRRRQITLRPYESFVLHLIDS, from the coding sequence ATGCAAGACTGGCAACGTTCAGTGATCTACCAGATCTACCCAAAGAGTTTCCACAGCCACGCCGGCAATCCGACCGGTGATCTGCTCGGCATTGTCGCCAAACTCGACTACCTGCACTGGCTGGGTGTCGACTGTTTGTGGATCACGCCATTCCTGCGTTCGCCGCAACGTGACAACGGCTACGATATCAGCGATTACTACGCGATCGACCCGAGTTACGGCAGCATGGCCGACTGCGAGTTGCTGATTGCCGAAGCCGGCAAACGCGGCATCAAGTTGATGCTCGACATCGTGGTCAATCACACCTCGATCGAGCACGAATGGTTCCAGCAGGCGCGCAGCAGCCTCGACAATCCTTATCGCGATTTCTATATCTGGCGTGATCAGCCGAACAACTGGGAATCCAAGTTCGGTGGTTCTGCCTGGGAGTACGAAGCCCAGACCGGCCAATACTTCCTGCATCTGTTCGACCACACCCAGGCGGACCTGAATTGGGACAATCCCAAGGTGCGCGCTGAAGTGTTCAAGATGATGCGCTTCTGGCGCGACAAGGGCGTGGGCGGCTTTCGTCTGGACGTGATCAACCTGATCTCCAAACCTGCCGACTTCCCCGAAGACCACAGCGACGGCCGACGCTTTTACACCGACGGGCCAAACGTTCACGAATACCTGCAACAGATGCACCGCGAGGTCTTCGAAGGGCATGACCTGATCAACGTCGGCGAGATGTCATCCACCCGCCTCGAACACTGCATCCGGTACTCCAATCCGCAGTCGAAAGAACTGTCGATGACCTTCAACTTTCACCATCTGAAAGTCGATTATCCGAACCTGCAGAAATGGGTACGTGCCGATTTCGACTTCCTCCAGCTCAAGCGCATTCTGTCCGACTGGCAGACCGGCATGCAGGCCGGCGGTGGCTGGAACGCATTGTTCTGGTGTAACCACGATCAACCACGAGTGGTCTCGCGATTCGGCAATGACGGCGAGTACCGCGAACTCTCGGCAAAGATGCTCGGCACCGCGCTGCACTTTTTACAGGGCACGCCGTTCGTGTATCAGGGCGAAGAGTTGGGCATGACCAATCCGGGGTTTGAATCGATCGAGCATTATCGCGATGTCGAGACGCTGAATATCTTTCGCCTCAAGCGCGAAGCCGGCAGCAGCGATGCCGACAACATGGCGGCGATCATGCAGAAGTCGCGCGATAACGGTCGCACACCGATGCACTGGGACACCGGGCCAAACGCCGGTTTCAGCAGTGGCGAACCGTGGATCGGAGTACCCGCCAATGCCGCGCAGATCAACGTCGCCAATCAGCTCGACGACCCGGGCTCGGTGCTGCATCACTACCGTCATCTGATCGCGCTGCGTCGCCGCGAGTCTTTGATCACCGAGGGGCAGTACCGGCAATTGCTGCTTGAGCATCCGCAAGTCTGGGCTTATGTGCGTGAAGGTGACGCCGAGCGTTTGTTGGTGGTGAACAACTTCTACGGGACAACCTGTGAAGTGCAATTGCCATCGACGGTCATCAGCGAGTCGATGAGCCAGCGCCAGTTGATCAGCAATTACCCGGACGGCCCGTTGCGCCGTCGACAGATAACGTTGCGACCTTACGAATCGTTCGTCCTGCATCTGATCGATTCCTGA
- the treP gene encoding PTS system trehalose-specific EIIBC component, with protein MSHDYPNIARELLQSLGGSENLEQAAHCVTRLRLALKNPGLVDSATLNQIDLVKGSFFTGGLYQVVIGPGEVEKVYAELRRQTGLAASTIADVKQKSAEKINAMQRLVRVFSDVFMPILPALIIAGLLMGINNLLGAKGMFIEGQTLLDAYPKLDGLWSLINLMANTSFVFLPALVGWSAAKRFGGSEILGIVLGLMLVHPDLLNAWNYGKAVAGLDGQQMPYFDILGLFEVEKVGYQGQILPILLAAYVMSVIEKWLRARVPNAVQLLVVPITTIVVTGVLALAVIGPLTRHIGIFITEGLVMLFDLAPMVGGAIFGLLYAPLVITGMHHMFLAVDLQLISTQGGTFIWPMIVMSNLAQGSAALAVFWMTRSARDKSMASTSAISAYFGITEPAMFGVNLRYKFPFYAALAGSALGCIFLSLNKIQASAIGVGGLPGFISIMPQFIPMFVIGMLIAMVVPFVLTCALSMKIVRPGYRVA; from the coding sequence ATGAGCCACGATTATCCGAATATCGCCAGAGAGCTGTTGCAAAGCCTTGGCGGTAGCGAAAATCTCGAACAGGCCGCGCACTGCGTCACGCGTTTGCGCCTGGCGTTGAAGAATCCGGGGCTGGTCGACAGCGCCACGCTCAATCAGATCGATCTGGTCAAAGGCTCGTTCTTCACCGGTGGTTTGTACCAGGTGGTGATCGGGCCGGGCGAGGTGGAGAAAGTCTACGCCGAGCTGCGCCGTCAAACAGGTCTCGCCGCCTCGACCATCGCTGACGTCAAACAGAAAAGCGCCGAAAAGATCAACGCCATGCAGCGTCTGGTGCGGGTGTTTTCCGATGTGTTCATGCCGATCCTCCCGGCGCTGATCATTGCCGGCCTGCTGATGGGCATCAATAATCTGCTCGGTGCCAAGGGCATGTTCATCGAAGGGCAGACGCTGCTGGATGCCTACCCGAAGCTCGACGGGCTCTGGAGCCTGATCAATCTGATGGCCAACACCTCCTTTGTCTTTCTGCCGGCGCTGGTGGGCTGGTCGGCGGCCAAGCGCTTTGGCGGCAGTGAAATCCTCGGCATCGTGCTGGGCCTGATGCTGGTTCACCCGGACCTGCTCAATGCCTGGAACTACGGCAAGGCCGTGGCCGGGCTCGACGGTCAGCAAATGCCGTACTTCGACATTCTCGGCCTGTTTGAAGTCGAGAAAGTCGGTTACCAGGGTCAGATCCTGCCGATATTGCTGGCCGCATACGTCATGAGTGTCATCGAAAAATGGTTGCGCGCGCGCGTACCCAACGCGGTGCAATTACTGGTGGTACCGATCACCACCATCGTCGTCACCGGCGTGCTGGCGCTGGCGGTGATCGGCCCGTTGACCCGTCACATCGGCATTTTCATCACCGAGGGCCTGGTCATGCTGTTTGACCTGGCGCCGATGGTCGGGGGCGCGATTTTCGGTCTGCTGTATGCGCCGCTGGTCATCACCGGCATGCACCACATGTTCCTCGCGGTCGACCTGCAATTGATCTCGACCCAAGGTGGCACCTTCATCTGGCCAATGATCGTCATGTCCAACCTCGCTCAAGGCAGTGCCGCCCTGGCGGTGTTCTGGATGACCCGTAGTGCACGGGACAAGAGCATGGCGTCGACCTCGGCTATTTCTGCCTACTTCGGTATCACCGAACCCGCGATGTTCGGTGTCAATCTGCGCTACAAGTTTCCGTTCTACGCGGCACTGGCCGGCTCCGCTTTGGGTTGCATTTTCCTTTCGCTGAACAAGATTCAGGCGTCGGCCATCGGCGTCGGCGGCCTGCCGGGTTTCATCTCGATCATGCCGCAGTTCATCCCGATGTTTGTGATCGGGATGCTGATTGCCATGGTTGTGCCGTTCGTTCTGACCTGTGCGCTGAGCATGAAGATTGTCCGGCCTGGTTACCGGGTTGCCTGA
- a CDS encoding membrane-targeted effector domain-containing toxin encodes MCPGLHDEAHQVARELLERKHLKGIDPDRVYFHRFKSAQSSTRSFTGWEHIREKPYESITLTQLVIHRFRATDQDNADLLDLYAGFYTDGPDNENFDHRNECRLHGNEVLDAFWDIDFSTRYHNQLTAFWNTHGNDFRTLAKCTFLSRAVQALELKQLTDSDFQCLVGALIGPVTWPVTLAMMQSSHTVDGDVRAFDISGHVATNLLRVVAPSGRQIIYMPGEELAFVVRQTPADMHWWVLEQMNQITRRQNFFSHFPLAERQRMTENITDLMNRLVSTWGHADHHLINQHNLALSGDAFSGLRDTTRSAMFAEASLSLTSNGDLRKKLWIGYLSAGLKVFGPMAAVGWPVALPVIGAGIASVGLNIDQAVNGKTASERKAGVLGAVASGIETLFNLPFLKGTGAMLETGVQVEAAEATEMAELIESESAVEPEPPVDTQQIMVPDSPDVFVSEPDPPRLIPAASAPPPQVPHKYLCNELLDGLQAESEPGQFEGIFRLDADPPYAVLLDENPYYVKYFTDSRGGGYWAIVDPERPNQLVHSLPIRLNAEGLWERMRSLGLSGGGQCMGKACAPDIALDTFEPPAPEVAVEPEFESAATVVRPIRIVPSAYDIEPTVRRSIKGWALNLNETHAQLLPDASGALSMADPFELYAVSKRKLLQTAARKFFSNLPWITSPARPPTPEITAPLDIPGLLDRIFESASGLVVGETLDRIASMRFMIENMPALARHAKTLYMRGILSDFAQVELNRYFTSGTLSADLQTYLSSLGTDPAGLFNALELVKVARQNGVRIQGIDCAASYKMKSPLSPYDEQMIGTYLASDLMTGDTYLNSPRKWIVLISAQNTNTLRGLAGISEIKGGIGLRIEEVGMETTMDIEADPGIEVRRGSFPNGSASPGNNDVLRADLRLRVPAEPVNWTENTLENLLHRRGMFMLRKIADTYTVVHRSKQGMLVRTRVSQLPDGSVSLHRPSWPQVNDVPFASIEQMSNRLIEMGLTLQSRLPD; translated from the coding sequence ATGTGCCCAGGCCTTCACGACGAGGCGCATCAAGTCGCCCGCGAGTTGCTGGAGCGTAAGCACCTGAAGGGGATCGATCCGGACCGGGTCTATTTCCATCGATTCAAATCTGCGCAAAGCAGCACCCGCTCGTTTACCGGCTGGGAGCACATCCGCGAAAAGCCCTACGAATCGATAACCCTCACACAACTGGTGATTCATCGCTTTCGGGCCACCGATCAGGACAACGCTGACCTGCTGGATCTCTATGCCGGTTTCTATACCGACGGCCCCGACAACGAAAATTTCGATCACCGCAATGAATGTCGCCTGCACGGCAACGAGGTACTCGACGCCTTCTGGGACATCGACTTCAGCACGCGGTACCACAACCAGCTGACGGCCTTCTGGAACACCCACGGCAATGATTTTCGCACGCTGGCCAAATGCACTTTTCTCAGCCGTGCGGTGCAGGCACTTGAACTCAAGCAACTGACCGACAGTGATTTCCAGTGCCTCGTCGGCGCGCTGATCGGGCCTGTCACCTGGCCAGTGACCCTGGCAATGATGCAATCGAGCCACACCGTGGACGGTGACGTGCGCGCTTTCGATATCAGTGGACATGTCGCCACCAATCTCCTGCGCGTCGTCGCTCCCTCTGGCCGGCAAATCATCTATATGCCCGGTGAAGAGTTGGCATTCGTCGTCAGGCAAACGCCGGCGGACATGCACTGGTGGGTGCTCGAGCAGATGAATCAAATTACTCGGCGGCAGAACTTCTTCAGTCACTTTCCACTCGCCGAACGTCAGCGAATGACCGAGAACATCACCGATCTGATGAACCGGCTGGTGAGCACCTGGGGCCACGCCGATCATCATCTGATCAATCAGCACAACCTGGCGCTCAGTGGTGATGCGTTCAGTGGATTACGTGACACCACCCGCAGTGCAATGTTCGCCGAAGCCAGCCTGTCGCTGACGTCCAACGGCGATCTGCGTAAAAAACTGTGGATCGGCTATTTGAGCGCCGGCCTCAAGGTGTTCGGCCCGATGGCCGCTGTCGGCTGGCCTGTTGCGCTGCCGGTGATTGGCGCCGGCATTGCCAGCGTGGGCTTGAACATCGATCAGGCGGTCAACGGCAAAACCGCCAGCGAACGCAAGGCTGGGGTGCTTGGCGCCGTGGCGAGCGGGATTGAAACGCTGTTCAATCTCCCGTTCCTCAAAGGCACCGGTGCAATGCTCGAGACAGGCGTACAGGTCGAAGCGGCCGAGGCAACGGAAATGGCGGAGCTGATCGAGTCAGAGTCGGCCGTGGAACCGGAGCCGCCTGTCGATACGCAGCAAATCATGGTTCCGGATAGCCCCGACGTCTTCGTTTCTGAACCTGATCCCCCCAGACTGATTCCGGCGGCCAGCGCGCCGCCGCCACAGGTTCCGCACAAATACCTGTGCAATGAACTGCTCGACGGTTTGCAAGCGGAAAGCGAACCTGGACAGTTCGAAGGTATTTTTCGACTTGATGCTGATCCTCCCTACGCCGTCCTGCTGGATGAAAATCCTTACTACGTCAAATATTTCACCGACTCGCGTGGGGGTGGCTATTGGGCAATCGTTGACCCTGAGCGACCCAATCAGCTTGTTCATTCATTACCGATTCGCCTGAATGCCGAAGGTCTGTGGGAGCGTATGCGATCGCTGGGCCTTTCGGGCGGCGGGCAGTGCATGGGCAAGGCGTGTGCCCCGGATATCGCGCTCGACACCTTTGAACCCCCAGCGCCCGAAGTGGCTGTCGAACCGGAGTTCGAATCAGCCGCGACAGTCGTGCGCCCGATCCGCATCGTGCCCTCTGCCTACGATATCGAGCCGACGGTGCGCCGTTCGATAAAAGGCTGGGCGCTGAACCTGAACGAAACCCATGCCCAACTGCTGCCCGATGCCTCCGGCGCGTTGAGCATGGCCGACCCCTTTGAGCTCTACGCGGTGAGCAAGCGCAAACTGCTGCAGACCGCCGCCAGAAAATTCTTCAGCAATCTTCCATGGATTACCTCGCCTGCGCGACCGCCAACGCCAGAAATCACGGCACCGCTGGACATTCCCGGCCTGTTGGATCGCATCTTTGAATCAGCCTCGGGGCTGGTGGTGGGCGAAACCCTGGATCGTATCGCCAGCATGCGCTTCATGATTGAAAACATGCCCGCTCTGGCCAGGCACGCAAAAACCCTCTACATGCGCGGGATCCTCAGTGACTTCGCTCAAGTGGAATTGAACCGCTACTTCACGTCCGGCACCCTGTCGGCGGATCTGCAAACCTACCTGAGCAGCCTGGGCACCGATCCGGCGGGGCTCTTCAATGCATTGGAACTGGTCAAGGTTGCCAGGCAAAACGGTGTTCGTATCCAGGGGATTGATTGCGCCGCAAGCTACAAGATGAAGTCCCCGCTATCGCCCTATGACGAGCAGATGATCGGTACTTATCTGGCGAGCGACCTCATGACGGGAGACACCTACCTCAACAGCCCCCGGAAATGGATCGTGCTGATCAGTGCGCAAAACACCAACACGCTCAGAGGCCTTGCCGGTATCAGCGAAATAAAGGGTGGCATCGGGTTGCGCATCGAAGAAGTCGGGATGGAAACGACCATGGACATCGAGGCTGATCCGGGTATCGAAGTGCGTCGTGGATCATTTCCAAACGGCTCTGCATCACCGGGCAATAACGACGTGCTGCGCGCTGACCTGCGTCTACGCGTACCGGCCGAACCGGTGAACTGGACTGAGAATACGTTAGAGAACCTGTTGCACAGGCGCGGCATGTTCATGCTCAGAAAAATCGCCGATACCTACACCGTGGTGCACCGCAGCAAGCAAGGCATGCTCGTGCGAACGCGCGTGAGTCAACTGCCGGATGGAAGCGTTTCGTTGCACCGCCCGTCATGGCCGCAAGTGAACGATGTCCCGTTCGCCAGCATCGAGCAAATGTCTAACCGATTGATCGAAATGGGCCTGACATTACAAAGCCGTCTTCCGGACTGA